The nucleotide window CGACATTGACGCAATTGTCATAGATTTTTCAATGAACTCTCGACCTTTGTAGGTAAAAAAGATCACAACCGCTAGCAATGCCACTTGCCCTACATAATGATTCGTTTGCAAGTACTCGCCTAATACGGTGCCTGCCGCAGTCGATGAAATAGCGATAACGATAATCATCGATAATAAAATAGCGATTTCATACAACCACCATAGCTTGCCTAAAATCACTTTACTAAATTGTCGATAATCATATGCTTTATAGCGCCGAGAAAGCTCAAAGCAACAAAACATAACGGCCATCACCACCAAAGCAACACTGCCAATCGCCACGAATCCACCGATTGGCCCATTGGAGGTTATGTATTGCACCAGCTCTACACCTGATCCCATAGACCCGCCAAAAAATACCGATAACCAAACCGCCGCTGGTATCATGATAATTCTGGTTAAAAATGTATTTCCCACAGAAACCTCGTTTTAAACGTTTACTAAAAAATGTGTTTTTATTAGGTCGTTTTGATGTATTACACAACAATGTTGTTAGCGCTGTTAACGTTAGCACTTAACGTTAGTGCTTTAGTTAATAAAGCAAACACCAGCCGATGCCAAGCAAATACAGCGACCTTTATTGTTAATTATTGTTAAAGCCACTTATTCAAAAACACCAATGAGCCTAACTCATTAATGCCAAGATAACAAATATACAAAATAAGTGAAAAAACAACAAAACCAACAAAAACCAACAAAAACCAACACCAAACTAAAAACATTGCTAAACCTGCAACACAACGATAACATGAGTTAAACTCATTATCTTTTATTGCGAGGCGCGGAGAATGAGCAAACGTACCTTTATTGGTGATTGCTACAGTAAAACCATCATACTATCGAAACAGGATATTGAAGCCGGTGCTAAAGCGCTTGGTGACACCAACCCTATTCACTTCGACAGCGACGCCGCGATTAAAGCCGGTTACCCAGGCATTATTGCTAGCGGCGCACATACGTCTGGTTTATGCGGTGGTGTGTTGACGCAAAAATTTCAGGACTCCGGTACCTTTATGGGACTCGATTGCAGTTACCGATTTCACAAGGCAGTTGCCGCTGATGACGCATTAACCATTAGTTGGAAGACTAAACGCCTGGAGCCCAAAAAATCGTTACAAGGTTATATCGCCGTGTTTTCTGGAAAGATGACAAATAGTCAGGGCGAACTGCTGATTTCAGCCCGCATGAAAGTATTGCTTAGAGACGACTAATATGAGTCATCGTTAATACATTGCGCTCTAACTGCCCGTCATAAATCTTAATGTAACGTCTTGTTATTATGGTAAGAAATGCTGATAAACAGCTAAACTGATCCAAATGCCCAACCACAGCGTAACCTCTTTAGCGGCACCTTAGTTCAATAGCTATAGAGATTCTAATCTCTTTATAACTAAGTTGATTAAGTCGGAACATATTGATTATAAAAAATCATTATTCGCCGCTTTACAAAGCAACATTTTTTTTACATTGTAGAGACTGACCTGAATAAATTTTCGGGCCGGGGATCTTTTATTGTCGTTATTGAAGGAATAAGGATTTAGAAAATGGAAAGATTAACAAGCGTTAAAGAAACGGTAGTGGATTTGTATCAACAGTACCAATCAGAACTCAACCTTAATGGACCAGAGCTTAATATTGAGAATGTTGAGTCCATTGAGAGGGCTCTCGAGTCTGTATATGCTAGGGATGCAATAGCGACACGAAACCGTACTCGATTTCCAC belongs to Thalassotalea sp. HSM 43 and includes:
- a CDS encoding MaoC family dehydratase gives rise to the protein MSKRTFIGDCYSKTIILSKQDIEAGAKALGDTNPIHFDSDAAIKAGYPGIIASGAHTSGLCGGVLTQKFQDSGTFMGLDCSYRFHKAVAADDALTISWKTKRLEPKKSLQGYIAVFSGKMTNSQGELLISARMKVLLRDD